In the Populus trichocarpa isolate Nisqually-1 chromosome 1, P.trichocarpa_v4.1, whole genome shotgun sequence genome, CTGGCAGGTACATGCTATCATACAAGTATGTGTAATAGCTGTAAATTATTTCTCAATTGTCAGTTAGTTCTTAATAAAGTTGTTGCCTTCCCCTATCAGGAAGTCCGCAACATTATCCatagatgatttttatttaacgGCAGAGGGTCAGGTAAATTTTAGGGACTTCCTTGCATTTCCTTGCTTTATCTTCATGTTTTAGTTGCTGACgcaaattttcatgaattccaGGCCAATCTAAGAGAAGCCAATCCAGGAAATGCGCTTCTAGAGGTAGCAATcaacatgttttataaaaaattgtcaaataaAAGAAGTTAATGAGATGTTTTTAATCATCAGAAAACCAAACAATTTGGTTTCTGTcttgttttatcttttcttttcttttcttattttgattatttccAGTTTCGAGGAAATGCTGGGAGTCATGATCTTCCATTCTCAATTGAAACACTGTCTGCTTTAAGCAAACTGAAGAAAGCAGGTAAGAGTTTGCTTCAGTTATCTTCTTTGCACTTTGGtatcttattttgatttggTACCCATATCAAGTGTTCAGGTATGAACATGAAGCTGCCTCGATATGATAAAGTAAGTTTACTGTAGTGTTAGTTTTGCTCTGTTCTCGATTAATTGAGCCTAGAGTTGTTAATGAtaggttcttcttctttgtAGTCTGCATACAGTGGAAGAGGTGACAGAGCTGATCCTTCAACATGGCCAGAGGTTGAAGCACCATTAACAGTAAGAAAATCTTGAATTTATAGCTGGCAAAATAGGTGCTTTTGAGTTGGCATGAATTTTCACTggctcaaaaaagaaaacatagagCATACAGCACCCTGACCATGTCAAATTGGTTGTTAATATATTCATCATTACAATAGCTTTGAATCCAAGTTAACAACAGCAGTTGGGTTTAGAAGTAAGATTGCATTTTGGTGTGGGGGTGGGACAGAACCCAAAGTGGTCAGTTcgttatttatttctattttgaaGACGGGAAATCTGTAAATGATCCTTTTCTCACGTGCTTTGGATAATTCTGTAGGTGGTTCTATTTGAAGGTTGGATGCTTGGTTTTAAACCACTTCCAGTGGAAGTCGTCCAAGCAGTTGATCCTCaggttaattttatttacaagTGCCTCGGGATACTCTTCATACAGGTCATTTTCTTCTTATGGTATTTGACCATTAATTGTAGCTTAagcttacattatttttttgagacaGCTAGAGATCGTAAATAAGAATCTTGAAGCTTATTATGATGCATGGGACAAGTTCGTTAAGGCATGGGTAGTCATCAAGATTCAGGACCCTAGTTGTGTCAACCAATGGCGTTTGCAGGTTTCTTGTTAAATCTAACATGATTTCACGCTGCCATCAAAGAACTCATCTCATAAGCTGCATCTTTGACTAATGTCATGGGGTTTTGCAGGCAGAGATTGCCATGAGGGAGGCAGGCAACCCCGGGATGACTGATGAAGAGGTATGCCTTCATTTCCATTAACATAATAAACTATTTTGACAGATTTTAAAGTGAAGTCCGTGTTCTATGCTGAAGCTTTTTATGGTGTTCATTTGCAGGTCAAAGATTTCGTTTCTCGTTACCTACCAGCATACAAGGCTTACCTTCCCACCCTTTATGCTGAAGGACCCAGGGGTTCACATCCAGAGAATCTCCTCCTCATCGAAATTGATGAAGGAAGAAATCCTATCCTAGGTAATTAGATGACTATTTCAGAGCGAAGATTGATCTGAAGGGCcaattttgatttcttcaaGTGGTGTCATGCAATTTTTTGCATGGGCGTCTGTATTTGTCTGTATCATTAAAGGGGAACATTCATATGTAAATGCATAAATGTAATCTAATTGTACAATGTAACATAACATGGTTGctcaaatgaatggaaaatctTGTTAAGCCTCGTGTTATTGTCTGGACTTGAGATCATGGTGTCTATGGAATTGGCAGAATATGCCACGGATGGCACGCAGTTCCCACCAAGAATTCCTACTTTGCTCAAGGCAGCAAGAAATCACTTTTTTTCCCATGAATTTGCCTAGTCATCAAGCTTCTGGTAGGTCTACAAATGAAGCTTTTCCGTCTTCACCAAGTGCAATGGGTAAAACGTGAACAGTCGTTGTAACATCTTTATTTCTCCTGGTGAAAACATTCATCTGTATGGAACAAGTGGTAATCTCACTTCAAACAAACAATTGGCAGGTTGGCACTGCTCCCTCCCAATTTCAAGAGgtagattttattttggaacGAATTTTGGCCACCATTTCCGCTCTGTTTTacgaattataagaaaaaactcCGCAGTTTATCCCCTAAAACACATACTTCAATCAACGAACAGACCTAACTGGTGATCGAACACATCTCACATGGATCACGAAGCTAATGTTTCAaagaaataacatgaaaaagaaCCAACTTTTTACATGCTGATGAGACTCACACAATTGGAAAATTACGGAACATGGAAAATATATGGAATTACATTCATCTTCACACTACTTCCATTTCCTGGACTAGTGATCTAAGCACAGCAGCAACCCTGCACACAGCACTCACAAGTTTCACGGCAGCAACATAGAGCGAACAAGCTGATGAGACTTCACACAATTGGAAAATTACGGAACATGGAAAATATGGAATTACTTTCATCTTCATACTACTTCCATTTCTTGGACTGGTGATCTAAGCACAGCAGCAACACTTCACACAGCATTCACAAGTTTCACtgcagcaacagcagcaacatAGAGCGAAGAAGCTGTATCACAAGCACAACAGCATCGTCATCATCAAAATCCATGAATAAGTAAAGATATACTGACAAAAAAACGAATCAAACAGTACACTGGATATGAACCAGTCaagagaacaaaagaaaaaaaaaggtgatagaaagaaaacaaa is a window encoding:
- the LOC7490980 gene encoding D-glycerate 3-kinase, chloroplastic isoform X3 → MDTHFFSKSGSGYSWIQGSSVHQNSTSSNKRMQGPLCSVFPSTPAQVSPVEDLYEFICSGPLISKLGLTSERIADSIDKWLSHGSRLCRLFQLNELYLTAPQKARLYHYYIPVFVWCEDKISKHVSQFKDSEHIPPLVIGFSAPQGCGKTTLVFALSYLFQTTGRKSATLSIDDFYLTAEGQANLREANPGNALLEFRGNAGSHDLPFSIETLSALSKLKKAGMNMKLPRYDKSAYSGRGDRADPSTWPEVEAPLTVVLFEGWMLGFKPLPVEVVQAVDPQLEIVNKNLEAYYDAWDKFVKAWVVIKIQDPSCVNQWRLQAEIAMREAGNPGMTDEEVKDFVSRYLPAYKAYLPTLYAEGPRGSHPENLLLIEIDEGRNPILGN
- the LOC7490980 gene encoding D-glycerate 3-kinase, chloroplastic isoform X1 — encoded protein: MDTHFFSKSGSGYSWIQGSSVHQNSTSSNKRMQGPLCSVFPSTPAQVSPVEDLYEFICSGPLISKLGLTSERIADSIDKWLSHGSRLCRLFQLNELYLTAPQKARLYHYYIPVFVWCEDKISKHVSQFKDSEHIPPLVIGFSAPQGCGKTTLVFALSYLFQTTGRKSATLSIDDFYLTAEGQANLREANPGNALLEFRGNAGSHDLPFSIETLSALSKLKKAGMNMKLPRYDKSAYSGRGDRADPSTWPEVEAPLTVVLFEGWMLGFKPLPVEVVQAVDPQVNFIYKCLGILFIQLEIVNKNLEAYYDAWDKFVKAWVVIKIQDPSCVNQWRLQAEIAMREAGNPGMTDEEVKDFVSRYLPAYKAYLPTLYAEGPRGSHPENLLLIEIDEGRNPILGN
- the LOC7490980 gene encoding D-glycerate 3-kinase, chloroplastic isoform X2 translates to MIFLMLCAGSGYSWIQGSSVHQNSTSSNKRMQGPLCSVFPSTPAQVSPVEDLYEFICSGPLISKLGLTSERIADSIDKWLSHGSRLCRLFQLNELYLTAPQKARLYHYYIPVFVWCEDKISKHVSQFKDSEHIPPLVIGFSAPQGCGKTTLVFALSYLFQTTGRKSATLSIDDFYLTAEGQANLREANPGNALLEFRGNAGSHDLPFSIETLSALSKLKKAGMNMKLPRYDKSAYSGRGDRADPSTWPEVEAPLTVVLFEGWMLGFKPLPVEVVQAVDPQVNFIYKCLGILFIQLEIVNKNLEAYYDAWDKFVKAWVVIKIQDPSCVNQWRLQAEIAMREAGNPGMTDEEVKDFVSRYLPAYKAYLPTLYAEGPRGSHPENLLLIEIDEGRNPILGN